A window of Aerococcus urinae contains these coding sequences:
- a CDS encoding LLM class flavin-dependent oxidoreductase, producing MKVSVLDYAVIDEGETASQALAHTIQLAQKAEALGYQRFWMAEHHNVPAFASSSPEVIMMQLLNHTQRIRIGSGGIMLPHYSPYKVVENFKVMEAYFPGRIDLGVGNNMGTPVVRKALERAGDKIPSYEEDLRQVYDYLTQSEDGQTKILANPQVEDLPAMWLLSTSVRRAKWAAEAGCAYVYGIFPYAREDALEVGRQAIATYRKYFKASQLLEEPKAMFSAFVATADQEEEAEDLTRSLDLWLLGQDQFSYYQRMPSVKTAKTTEITSQMAEKIKSNRSRMLHGKASQVASQLKDWIEYLDADEALIMPLVPGIDKRMQTLELLARYLGTK from the coding sequence GTGAAAGTAAGTGTTTTAGATTATGCAGTGATTGATGAAGGCGAAACAGCCAGCCAGGCCCTAGCCCATACGATTCAGTTAGCTCAAAAGGCGGAAGCCTTGGGTTATCAGCGCTTTTGGATGGCTGAACACCATAATGTTCCTGCCTTTGCCAGTTCGAGCCCTGAAGTCATTATGATGCAGTTGCTTAACCATACCCAGCGTATTCGGATTGGTTCGGGAGGCATCATGTTGCCCCATTACAGCCCCTACAAAGTGGTGGAAAACTTTAAGGTGATGGAGGCTTATTTTCCAGGGCGGATTGACTTAGGAGTTGGCAATAACATGGGGACACCAGTCGTCAGGAAGGCACTGGAACGGGCTGGCGACAAGATTCCTTCTTATGAAGAGGACTTGAGACAAGTCTATGACTATCTCACTCAAAGCGAGGATGGGCAAACTAAGATTCTAGCCAATCCTCAAGTTGAAGACTTACCGGCAATGTGGCTCTTATCCACTAGTGTTCGCCGGGCTAAGTGGGCCGCTGAAGCAGGCTGTGCCTATGTCTATGGCATCTTCCCTTATGCCAGAGAGGATGCCCTTGAAGTGGGACGGCAAGCCATTGCCACTTACCGCAAGTACTTTAAAGCCTCACAATTATTAGAGGAACCTAAGGCCATGTTTTCAGCCTTTGTGGCGACTGCTGACCAAGAAGAAGAGGCGGAAGACTTGACCCGGTCGCTGGATTTATGGCTTTTAGGTCAAGATCAATTTTCTTACTACCAACGGATGCCATCCGTCAAAACGGCCAAAACAACCGAAATCACCAGTCAGATGGCTGAAAAAATTAAGAGCAACCGTAGTCGGATGCTCCATGGTAAGGCCAGCCAAGTGGCCAGCCAGCTGAAGGACTGGATCGAGTACTTAGATGCCGACGAAGCACTGATTATGCCCCTAGTTCCAGGAATTGACAAGCGAATGCAGACGCTTGAACTTCTGGCTCGCTATTTGGGGACCAAATAG
- a CDS encoding NADH-dependent flavin oxidoreductase yields the protein MKQALNPKYQALFQPLTLPNGIELANRFSLNPLTTNSSTREGFVTDEDVNYAKRRSQSAPLQVTTAAYIEDYAQLFEFGPSVRDDRFIEGLSRLAKAMKKDGAKAILQLTHAGRFAKATLKDYHVVYGPSYMHLKSPVEHDVLAMSQRKIDHVIQQYKEATRRAIEAGFDGVEISNAQRLLPQQFFSPFSNQREDHYGPQSLENRARFGVEATQAIQEAIDESGVKNFILGFRGTPEETRGNKVGYSVDEFNNYFDRLLDVADIQYYAIASWGHDIYLEKVRSDNHQGEYVNQVVKDHINGRVPVIATGGINSPDKALAALEHADMVGLSSVFVTEPDFVTKLAQGQEETIDISLHPENLADLAIPQGAFKDLVEFMDYGGSLPQATRQDLRQLNQQDTTSYFKDYQ from the coding sequence ATGAAGCAAGCATTGAACCCTAAATACCAAGCCTTATTCCAACCACTGACCTTGCCCAATGGGATTGAATTGGCTAACCGCTTTTCCTTAAACCCCTTGACGACTAATTCGTCCACTCGCGAGGGATTTGTGACCGATGAAGACGTCAACTATGCCAAGAGACGTAGCCAGTCTGCCCCCTTACAGGTCACCACAGCGGCCTATATTGAAGACTATGCCCAATTATTTGAATTTGGCCCCAGTGTCCGCGATGACCGTTTTATTGAAGGCTTAAGTCGACTAGCCAAGGCCATGAAAAAAGACGGCGCCAAGGCTATCCTCCAACTGACCCACGCTGGGCGTTTTGCTAAGGCTACCTTAAAGGACTACCATGTCGTCTACGGACCTAGCTACATGCATCTCAAGAGTCCAGTCGAACATGATGTCTTAGCCATGAGTCAGCGTAAAATTGACCATGTCATCCAACAATATAAGGAAGCCACTAGGCGGGCTATTGAAGCCGGTTTTGATGGGGTAGAAATTTCTAATGCCCAACGGCTCTTACCCCAACAATTCTTCTCCCCCTTCTCTAACCAAAGAGAGGACCACTACGGCCCCCAAAGTTTAGAAAACCGGGCCCGTTTTGGGGTTGAGGCCACCCAAGCCATCCAAGAGGCGATTGATGAATCCGGGGTGAAGAACTTTATCCTGGGCTTTCGCGGCACCCCAGAAGAAACCCGGGGTAATAAAGTTGGCTATAGTGTCGATGAATTTAATAATTATTTCGACCGTCTCCTTGATGTGGCTGATATCCAATACTATGCCATTGCCAGCTGGGGCCACGACATTTACCTGGAAAAAGTCCGTAGCGACAACCACCAAGGCGAGTATGTCAATCAAGTGGTTAAAGACCATATCAATGGACGAGTGCCTGTCATTGCTACCGGAGGCATTAATTCTCCCGACAAGGCCTTAGCAGCCCTAGAACATGCCGATATGGTGGGGCTCTCTTCTGTATTTGTTACAGAACCTGACTTCGTAACCAAATTGGCCCAAGGTCAAGAAGAAACCATCGATATTAGCCTCCATCCAGAAAACTTAGCTGACCTGGCTATTCCTCAAGGTGCTTTTAAGGACTTAGTTGAATTTATGGATTACGGCGGTTCTTTACCCCAAGCCACCCGGCAGGACCTCCGCCAATTAAACCAACAAGACACCACCTCATACTTTAAGGATTACCAATAA
- a CDS encoding glycine cleavage system protein H has translation MTKRGNYLFVEQNGDLYTVSMTPELQDDIGTVGYAEFAQEDQVEKDAALLNIEASKTVMEIQSPLKGTVVERHTEVVDQPSLLNSAKSEENWIVRLKDVDPAEFDALEEA, from the coding sequence ATGACAAAACGTGGAAATTACTTATTTGTAGAACAAAATGGCGATCTTTATACGGTATCCATGACTCCTGAACTACAAGATGATATTGGTACAGTGGGCTATGCTGAATTTGCTCAAGAAGACCAAGTTGAAAAAGATGCTGCCTTGTTAAATATTGAAGCATCAAAAACTGTGATGGAAATTCAATCCCCACTCAAGGGGACCGTGGTTGAACGCCATACTGAAGTGGTTGACCAACCATCCTTATTGAATTCTGCTAAAAGCGAAGAAAACTGGATTGTTCGCTTAAAAGATGTCGACCCAGCTGAATTTGACGCTTTAGAAGAAGCCTAG
- a CDS encoding mechanosensitive ion channel, translated as MDFLHTLLDPIIAAVPNILGTILLILIAWIIAVIVRKLIVKGLRAIHADRTFQKWGVAKNESDAKGVIKTVASVGYYLVFVFFLPAFLNGLNIGGVLEPITNMFDKFFAFIPNIIGSGLILVLAFYLCGFVRDLVQGLLEKVDIDGWMNKLVNKSEGAVGETVKDQVDAAPSGNKLAKVGATIVYVLLFIPLLTAALEVLGIESISRPIINVLNMMLAAIPNILVAAILIAVGGLVSKLVGDLIENLLEAANINKYTKYLNASGDVNVKLSAIVANIVKAVIVIFFFVEALNVLQLEVLNTIGAAIIAYLPLVLSAVIILILGVVGGNLLSQFLKESTGSNILANIVQYGLIALAIFMALDQLQFAQTIVNTGFMFIVGGAAVAFALAFGLGGRDFAKKQLEHLDRKLHEGEEDKKDQNGDHSQF; from the coding sequence ATGGATTTCTTACATACTTTATTAGATCCAATTATCGCAGCAGTTCCTAATATCCTAGGGACTATTCTCTTAATCCTTATTGCCTGGATTATTGCGGTAATTGTACGTAAATTGATTGTCAAAGGCCTGCGTGCCATTCATGCTGACCGCACTTTTCAAAAGTGGGGAGTGGCCAAGAATGAATCAGATGCCAAGGGTGTTATTAAAACAGTAGCCAGTGTTGGTTATTACTTGGTCTTTGTATTCTTCTTACCAGCGTTTTTAAATGGGTTAAATATCGGTGGCGTTCTCGAACCAATTACCAATATGTTCGATAAGTTCTTTGCTTTCATTCCAAATATTATTGGGTCTGGACTTATCTTGGTATTGGCTTTCTATCTCTGTGGATTTGTCCGCGACTTGGTACAAGGTTTACTGGAAAAGGTTGATATCGATGGCTGGATGAATAAACTGGTTAACAAATCTGAAGGTGCTGTTGGTGAAACTGTCAAAGACCAAGTTGACGCTGCACCAAGTGGCAATAAATTAGCCAAAGTTGGCGCAACCATTGTTTATGTTTTACTCTTCATCCCACTATTAACCGCTGCTTTAGAAGTTTTAGGTATTGAATCGATTAGCCGTCCAATTATTAATGTCTTAAATATGATGTTAGCGGCTATTCCAAATATCTTGGTAGCAGCGATCTTAATTGCTGTGGGTGGCCTAGTTTCTAAGTTAGTTGGCGACTTGATCGAAAACTTACTGGAAGCAGCTAATATCAATAAATATACCAAGTATCTTAATGCTAGTGGCGATGTCAATGTGAAATTATCAGCGATCGTTGCCAATATCGTCAAAGCAGTCATTGTCATCTTCTTCTTTGTTGAAGCTCTCAACGTCCTTCAATTAGAAGTCTTAAATACCATTGGTGCTGCAATTATTGCCTACCTACCATTAGTATTATCCGCTGTGATCATTCTGATCTTAGGGGTTGTGGGTGGAAATCTCTTATCCCAATTCCTCAAAGAATCAACCGGATCCAATATATTAGCTAATATTGTTCAATATGGTTTAATTGCTCTGGCTATCTTCATGGCTCTTGACCAATTACAATTTGCTCAAACCATTGTTAATACTGGTTTCATGTTCATTGTTGGTGGAGCAGCAGTTGCCTTTGCCTTAGCCTTTGGTTTAGGTGGACGTGACTTTGCTAAGAAGCAATTAGAACACCTTGATCGTAAATTACATGAGGGTGAAGAAGACAAGAAGGACCAAAATGGTGACCACTCTCAATTCTAA